One genomic segment of Homo sapiens chromosome 14, GRCh38.p14 Primary Assembly includes these proteins:
- the OR11H2 gene encoding olfactory receptor 11H2, producing MNVSEPNSSFAFVNEFILQGFSCEWTIQIFLFSLFTTIYALTITGNGAIAFVLWCDRRLHTPMYMFLGNFSFLEIWYVSSTVPKMLVNFLSEKKNISFAGCFLQFYFFFSLGTSECLLLTVMAFDQYLAICRPLLYPNIMTGHLYAKLVILCWVCGFLWFLIPIVLISQKPFCGPNIIDHVVCDPGPLFALDCVSAPRIQLFCYTLSSLVIFGNFLFIIGSYTLVLKAVLGMPSSTGRHKAFSTCGSHLAVVSLCYSPLMVMYVSPGLGHSTGMQKIETLFYAMVTPLFNPLIYSLQNKEIKAALRKVLGSSNII from the coding sequence ATGAATGTCTCTGAGCCAAATTCCAGCTTTGCTTTTGTAAATGAATTTATACTCCAAGGTTTCTCTTGTGAGTGGACAATTCAGATCTTCCTCTTCTCACTCTTTACTACAATATATGCACTGACTATAACAGGGAATGGAGCCATTGCTTTTGTCCTGTGGTGTGACCGGCGACTTCACACTCCCATGTACATGTTCCTgggaaatttctcctttttagagATATGGTATGTCTCTTCTACAGTTCCCAAGATGTTGGTCAACTtcctttcagagaaaaaaaacatcTCCTTTGCTGGATGTTTtctccagttttatttcttcttctctttgggTACATCAGAATGCTTGCTTTTGACTGTGATGGCCTTTGATCAGTACCTTGCTATCTGCCGTCCCTTGCTCTATCCTAATATCATGACTGGGCATCTCTATGCCAAACTGGTCATACTGTGCTGGGTTTGTGGATTTCTGTGGTTCCTGATCCCCATTGTTCTCATCTCTCAGAAGCCCTTCTGTGGCCCAAACATTATTGACCATGTTGTGTGTGACCCAGGGCCACTATTTGCATTGGATTGTGTTTCTGCCCCAAGAATCCAACTGTTTTGCTACACTCTAagctcattagttatttttggtAACTTCCTCTTTATTATTGGATCCTATACTCTTGTCCTGAAAGCTGTGTTGGGTATGCCTTCAAGCACTGGGAGACATAAGGCCTTCTCTACCTGTGGGTCTCATTTGGCTGTGGTATCACTGTGCTATAGCCCTCTTATGGTCATGTATGTGAGCCCAGGACTCGGACATTCTACAGggatgcagaaaattgaaactttgTTCTATGCTATGGTGACCCCACTCTTCAATCCCCTTATCTATAGCCTCCAGAATAAGGAGATAAAGGCAGCCCTGAGGAAAGTTCTGGGGAGTTCCAACATAATCTAA